The Virgibacillus phasianinus genome includes a window with the following:
- a CDS encoding putative holin-like toxin, which yields MTVFETLVLMISFGTLIVAILSSHKK from the coding sequence ATGACGGTTTTTGAAACGCTTGTTTTAATGATTTCCTTCGGGACGTTAATTGTTGCAATACTGTCGAGCCATAAAAAATAA
- a CDS encoding AimR family lysis-lysogeny pheromone receptor yields MTTDSVSNSILTFANNSKISLEHVISMLSTQYDEQTVQDLVRELCLTSSNSGIMKKGLEYLYMNGHYEDLQLLIEKNSASRNLSNNQWATVYQLMMDRKLNRLTPLKILHHVTSLRSNEFELICLIEFVKINAHYDMHEFGTIGNFLDKQQYLFDSVHDPFLLSYFNIRLYEVMFTYYWVRNELIMSRKYAFRVLNLTQNPRTKAAMNINLALTYTFDTYQQGMHHLKAARKISKDYGLMDNISIIQNRNIPFLAAHHGRVKGITSNDPSEQAHIEIVKGNMKKAEGLLRKLSLESPFVMYYLGLATYDKDLLFQSYNCFIEKRSDYFFARLPMLALQKTGAYLN; encoded by the coding sequence ATGACTACTGATTCCGTATCCAATTCAATACTTACTTTTGCAAACAATAGCAAAATATCATTGGAACATGTTATCTCAATGTTATCCACACAATACGATGAACAGACTGTACAAGATCTGGTTCGTGAGCTGTGCCTAACAAGTAGTAATAGCGGGATAATGAAAAAAGGCCTGGAATACTTATACATGAACGGCCATTATGAAGATTTGCAACTTTTGATCGAAAAAAACAGCGCATCTAGGAATCTGTCAAACAACCAATGGGCAACCGTGTATCAACTTATGATGGATCGAAAGTTAAATCGCTTGACACCACTGAAAATTCTCCACCACGTAACATCTCTCCGCAGTAACGAGTTTGAGTTAATATGTTTAATAGAGTTTGTAAAGATTAACGCTCATTATGACATGCATGAATTTGGAACAATAGGAAACTTCTTAGATAAACAACAATATTTATTTGATTCAGTTCATGATCCATTTCTATTATCTTATTTTAATATTCGGTTGTATGAGGTAATGTTCACCTATTATTGGGTAAGGAATGAACTCATTATGTCCAGAAAATATGCCTTTCGGGTCCTGAACTTAACGCAAAATCCAAGAACAAAGGCAGCTATGAACATAAATTTAGCATTAACATACACATTTGATACTTATCAACAAGGCATGCATCATCTAAAGGCAGCCCGTAAAATATCAAAGGATTACGGATTAATGGATAATATCAGTATTATTCAAAACAGAAATATCCCATTTCTTGCTGCACATCACGGGAGGGTGAAAGGAATTACATCCAATGACCCTAGTGAACAGGCACATATTGAAATCGTAAAGGGAAACATGAAAAAAGCAGAGGGTTTATTAAGAAAGCTATCACTTGAATCTCCCTTTGTAATGTATTACTTGGGACTAGCCACTTATGATAAGGATTTGCTTTTTCAGTCGTATAACTGTTTCATTGAAAAACGGAGTGATTACTTTTTTGCCAGACTGCCAATGTTAGCGTTACAAAAAACAGGTGCTTATTTAAATTGA
- a CDS encoding DUF1801 domain-containing protein: protein MYKQKTFETDNSVIEFIESVENSKKQKDAFKLLTIFAETTGYDAKMWGTSIIGFGSYHYKYDSGHEGDAPLVGFSPRKAKISLYFATGDEKREELLKDFGKHTTGKACVYINKVADIDINVLRDLIKQSVAFLMDAYPD, encoded by the coding sequence ATGTACAAACAAAAGACCTTCGAAACAGATAATAGTGTTATCGAATTTATTGAAAGCGTGGAAAATTCCAAAAAGCAGAAGGATGCATTTAAATTACTAACCATTTTTGCTGAAACAACTGGTTACGACGCTAAGATGTGGGGAACAAGTATTATTGGGTTTGGTTCATACCACTATAAGTATGATTCAGGACATGAGGGTGACGCGCCGTTGGTTGGTTTTTCACCCAGAAAAGCTAAAATCAGTTTATATTTTGCGACTGGTGATGAAAAAAGGGAAGAGTTGTTAAAGGATTTTGGGAAACATACTACTGGAAAGGCATGTGTATATATAAATAAGGTAGCAGATATTGATATTAATGTTTTAAGAGATTTAATAAAACAGTCAGTAGCATTTTTGATGGATGCTTATCCTGATTAA